From the Terriglobia bacterium genome, one window contains:
- a CDS encoding aconitate hydratase produces the protein MAHNLFNSLQSFRIAGDRAGKFYSLPQLEREGVGPISNLPVSIRIVLESVLRNYDGRRIVEDDVKTLARWRPVAERTEEIPFVVSRILLQDFTGVPLLVDLAAMRSAVARLGKDPKRVEPSVPVDLVVDHSVQVDVARIAEALHLNMEMEFKRNRARYQFLKWGMGTFNKFKVVPPGIGICHQVNLEYLAQGVLERDGVYYPDTLVGTDSHTTMINGLGVVGWGVGGIEAEAGMLGQPVYFLTPDVVGVHMSGQLNEGVTATDVVLHVTEMLRKAKVVGKFVEYHGEGAAKLSVPDRATIANMSPEYGATMGFFPVDEETCAYYRATGRSSEQVELVRNYFKAQGLFGIPGKGDCQYSKVLELDLQDVVPAVAGPKRPQDRIDLPKIKERFLELMRKPVQEGGYNKSSEEINRRFSTAMGSEAQRIPHPVAAAGVQELAPRGGPNLSAAATLDEMEMINEHPTPDRIEEVPEEEFSSAPVDLCHGDVLIAAITSCTNTSNPSVMLAAGLLAKKAVERGLSVRPAVKTSLAPGSRVVTEYLQKTGLQPYLDRLGFHLVGYGCTTCIGNSGPLEPHLEEVITRNDLIAASVLSGNRNFEARVHQNIKANFLMSPPLVVAFAVAGTVAIDMTKEPLGKGKDGTSVYLRDVWPSLEEVRDTMRSAVDPETYRRLYHNFAAQNPLWNEIPSPRGEVYEWDPESTYIQEPPYFSGLGMKPGPLAEIRGAWALAIFGDSVTTDHISPAGAIKPNSPAGLYLNEQGVSVEDFNSYGSRRGNDRVMTRGTFANVRLKNLMVPGTEGCVTVHQPDGEEMSIYDAAVKYQAEDKPLVVIAGQEYGTGSSRDWAAKGTRLLGIRAVVAQSFERIHRSNLVQMGVLPCQFKEGVGPQSLRLDGSETFDLTGFLGGIKPRQEMALTIHRANGQSEEVPVTARIDTPIEVEYYQHGGILPYMLRQLIAQA, from the coding sequence ATGGCTCACAATCTATTTAATTCGCTCCAATCCTTCAGAATTGCCGGTGACCGGGCCGGGAAATTCTATTCGCTCCCTCAGCTGGAGAGGGAAGGGGTCGGGCCCATTTCAAATTTGCCGGTCAGCATCCGCATTGTCCTGGAATCTGTGCTTCGCAACTACGATGGCCGGCGAATCGTGGAGGATGATGTCAAGACGCTCGCCCGTTGGCGTCCTGTGGCCGAACGCACCGAAGAAATCCCCTTTGTTGTCTCGCGGATTCTATTGCAGGATTTTACGGGCGTTCCTTTACTTGTCGATCTGGCTGCGATGCGCTCGGCGGTGGCCCGGCTGGGCAAGGACCCGAAAAGGGTCGAACCTTCAGTTCCCGTGGATCTCGTGGTTGATCACTCCGTACAAGTGGATGTTGCCCGAATCGCTGAGGCCCTCCACCTCAACATGGAAATGGAGTTCAAACGCAATCGGGCGCGCTACCAATTCTTGAAATGGGGCATGGGGACGTTCAACAAGTTCAAGGTCGTTCCCCCGGGCATCGGGATTTGCCATCAGGTCAATTTGGAATACCTGGCCCAGGGGGTGCTCGAAAGAGACGGCGTTTATTATCCCGACACCCTGGTGGGGACCGATTCTCATACCACGATGATTAACGGCTTAGGCGTCGTCGGATGGGGCGTCGGCGGAATCGAAGCCGAGGCCGGCATGCTTGGCCAGCCCGTCTACTTCCTGACGCCCGATGTGGTCGGCGTCCACATGAGCGGACAGCTGAATGAAGGAGTGACCGCGACCGACGTCGTCCTGCATGTCACCGAGATGTTGCGAAAGGCCAAGGTGGTGGGGAAATTTGTGGAATATCACGGCGAGGGAGCCGCAAAACTGTCGGTGCCGGATCGCGCCACGATTGCGAACATGTCGCCCGAGTACGGGGCGACCATGGGATTCTTTCCTGTGGATGAGGAAACGTGCGCCTACTATCGCGCGACGGGACGGAGCAGCGAGCAGGTGGAGTTGGTTCGGAACTACTTCAAGGCTCAGGGACTGTTTGGCATACCGGGAAAGGGCGATTGCCAATACAGCAAGGTGCTCGAACTGGATCTCCAGGATGTGGTTCCGGCGGTGGCGGGTCCCAAACGGCCGCAGGATCGAATCGATCTGCCAAAGATCAAGGAGAGGTTCCTCGAACTTATGCGGAAACCGGTCCAGGAAGGCGGTTATAACAAATCCAGTGAGGAGATCAATCGCCGGTTCAGCACAGCGATGGGCAGCGAAGCACAGCGAATCCCTCACCCTGTGGCAGCGGCCGGAGTGCAGGAATTGGCCCCCCGCGGGGGCCCCAACCTGAGCGCCGCCGCTACGCTGGACGAAATGGAGATGATTAACGAGCATCCCACGCCCGATCGGATCGAAGAGGTGCCCGAAGAGGAGTTTTCCAGTGCACCGGTGGATCTCTGCCACGGCGACGTGCTCATCGCGGCGATTACCTCATGCACCAACACCTCCAACCCGAGTGTAATGCTGGCCGCGGGGCTTTTGGCGAAGAAGGCTGTTGAAAGAGGACTTTCAGTCCGTCCGGCGGTGAAGACCTCGCTCGCCCCCGGGTCCCGTGTAGTGACAGAATATCTTCAGAAGACCGGGCTCCAGCCCTATCTCGACCGCCTGGGGTTCCACCTCGTCGGCTATGGATGTACGACCTGCATTGGAAATTCCGGCCCCCTCGAGCCGCACCTCGAAGAGGTGATCACCCGGAATGACCTGATCGCCGCCAGCGTTTTGAGCGGCAACCGCAATTTTGAGGCGCGAGTCCATCAGAACATCAAGGCAAACTTCCTGATGAGCCCGCCGCTGGTGGTCGCTTTTGCGGTGGCCGGCACGGTGGCGATCGACATGACGAAAGAGCCCTTAGGAAAGGGCAAGGACGGCACCAGTGTTTACCTCCGGGATGTTTGGCCCAGCCTCGAAGAGGTCCGCGATACCATGCGCTCAGCGGTCGATCCTGAAACCTATCGAAGACTCTACCACAACTTTGCCGCGCAGAACCCCCTCTGGAACGAGATTCCCAGTCCTCGAGGCGAGGTGTACGAGTGGGATCCGGAGTCCACGTATATCCAGGAGCCCCCCTATTTCTCCGGCCTTGGGATGAAGCCTGGCCCCCTCGCGGAGATCCGCGGGGCCTGGGCCCTGGCCATTTTTGGAGATTCGGTCACCACCGATCACATCAGCCCCGCCGGCGCGATCAAACCGAATTCTCCGGCCGGTTTGTATCTGAATGAGCAGGGCGTGTCTGTGGAAGACTTCAACAGCTATGGTTCGCGCCGCGGCAATGACCGGGTGATGACGCGCGGGACGTTCGCAAACGTGCGGCTCAAAAACCTGATGGTACCGGGCACAGAAGGTTGCGTCACGGTGCATCAGCCGGACGGGGAAGAGATGAGTATCTACGACGCCGCGGTGAAGTATCAGGCCGAAGACAAACCGCTGGTCGTGATCGCCGGCCAGGAGTACGGGACCGGCAGCTCCCGCGATTGGGCGGCCAAGGGCACGCGCTTGCTGGGCATCCGGGCGGTCGTCGCGCAGAGCTTTGAGCGCATCCACCGCAGCAACCTGGTCCAGATGGGAGTCCTGCCGTGTCAGTTCAAGGAAGGCGTGGGCCCTCAGTCTCTGCGCCTCGACGGTTCGGAAACGTTCGACCTCACGGGTTTTTTAGGAGGCATCAAGCCGCGCCAGGAGATGGCCCTGACCATTCATCGCGCCAATGGCCAGAGCGAAGAGGTCCCGGTCACCGCCCGCATCGATACCCCCATCGAAGTCGAATACTACCAGCACGGCGGAATTCTTCCCTACATGCTGCGGCAATTGATCGCCCAAGCTTGA